Proteins encoded within one genomic window of Cucumis sativus cultivar 9930 chromosome 3, Cucumber_9930_V3, whole genome shotgun sequence:
- the LOC101218002 gene encoding proteasome subunit alpha type-7 translates to MARYDRAITVFSPDGHLFQVEYALEAVRKGNAAVGVRGSDTIVLGVEKKSTPKLQDSRSVRKIVNLDDHIALACAGLKADARVLINRARVECQSHRLTVEDPVTVEYITRYIAGLQQKYTQSGGVRPFGLSTLIIGFDPYTGTPSLYQTDPSGTFSSWKANATGRNSNSIREFLEKNYKETSGQETVKLAIRALLEVVESGGKNIEVAVMTKEHGLKQLEEAEIDAIVAEIEAEKAAAEAAKKAPAPPKET, encoded by the exons ATGGCCAGATACGATAGAGCCATTACCGTTTTCTCACCCGATGGTCATCTCTTCCAAGTTGAATACGCTCTTGAGGCCGTCCGTAAGGGCAACGCCGCCGTCGGTGTTCGCGGTTCCGACACCATCGTCCTCGGCGTTGAGAAAAAATCCACCCCCAAGCTCCAAGATTCCAG ATCGGTTCGGAAAATTGTGAATCTTGATGATCATATTGCACTTGCTTGTGCTGGACTCAAAGCAGATGCACGAGTTCTGATAAACAGGGCTCGTGTTGAATGTCAAAGCCATAGGCTTACAGTTGAGGATCCAGTCACTGTTGAGTACATAACGCGGTACATTGCTGGGCTTCAGCAGAAGTACACACAGAGTGGTGGAGTGAGGCCATTCGGGCTTTCCACTTTGATTATTGGCTTTGATCCTTACACTGGTACTCCATCATTGTATCAGACAGATCCTTCTGGGACTTTTTCATCTTGGAAAGCAAATGCAACCggtagaaattcaaattctattaGAGAATTTCTTGAGAAGAACTATAAAGAGACTTCTGGGCAAGAAACTGTGAAGCTTGCTATCCGTGCATTGCTTGAG GTTGTTGAGAGTGGAGGAAAGAACATAGAGGTTGCTGTGATGACAAAGGAACATGGTTTGAAACAATTAGAGGAGGCTGAAATAGATGCAATTGTTGCCGAGATCGAAGCAGAAAAAGCAGCAGCAGAGGCTGCAAAGAAGGCCCCAGCCCCGCCAAAGGAAACATGA
- the LOC101211109 gene encoding salicylate carboxymethyltransferase: MEEIKNLATPKIPRMNHGIGDQSYAKNSISQSKYQSGSRPILRRAVAALCAGDLPTSIAVADLGCSSGPNALFAISEIVNVIHRRWRGDTPELMVFLNDLAENDFNSVFRGLSKFCENLREKKGGMLGLGECFIAGVPGSFYGRLFPCKSLHFVHSSSSLHWLSQVPPELKSEKGNGRIRNKGKIFISKTSPSEVIEAYYGQFKKDFNCFLKSRSKEVVNGGRMVLTFRGRRQPDPCPDESCLLWDYLGLAFQHLLHQGLIEEEELDNYNTPYYEPYVEDVRREIEKEGSFKIENLEIIALAWDGVNKEGESYERSKTTQQMAKAIQAVNESMIRAHFGDHIIDPLFKRFTQIMEADTKEVEHVSLVVSLLRN; the protein is encoded by the exons ATGGAAGAAATCAAGAATTTAGCAACGCCCAAAATTCCGAGAATGAATCATGGAATCGGTGATCAAAGCTACGCCAAGAACTCTATCTCACAGAGCAAATACCAATCCGGGTCCCGCCCTATACTCCGCCGCGCCGTCGCCGCCTTATGTGCCGGAGATTTGCCAACCTCAATCGCCGTTGCTGATCTCGGCTGTTCTTCAGGACCGAACGCGCTGTTCGCGATCTCGGAAATCGTGAACGTGATTCACCGGCGGTGGCGGGGAGATACGCCGGAGTTGATGGTGTTTTTGAACGATTTGGCGGAGAATGATTTCAACTCTGTTTTTAGAGGATTGTCgaaattttgtgaaaatttgagagagaagaaaggcGGAATGTTGGGATTAGGTGAGTGTTTTATTGCTGGAGTCCCCGGATCTTTCTACGGAAGATTGTTTCCTTGTAAGAGTCTTCATTTTGTGCATTCTTCTTCAAGTCTTCATTGGCTTTCTCAG GTACCACCAGAGCTAAAGAGTGAGAAaggaaatggaagaataaGGAACAAAGGGAAGATATTCATATCAAAAACAAGTCCAAGTGAAGTGATAGAAGCTTATTATGGTCAATTCAAGAAGGATTTCAATTGTTTCTTGAAGTCAAGATCAAAAGAAGTTGTGAATGGAGGGAGAAtggttttaacttttagaGGAAGAAGACAACCAGATCCTTGCCCCGATGAATCTTGCCTTCTTTGGGATTATTTGGGTCTTGCTTTTCAACATCTACTCCATCAG GGACTAATTGAGGAGGAAGAGTTAGACAACTACAACACTCCATACTATGAACCATATGTGGAGGATGTGAGAAGAGAGATAGAGAAGGAAGGTTCATTCAAAATAGAGAATTTGGAGATAATTGCTTTGGCATGGGATGGTGTGAATAAAGAAGGTGAAAGTTATGAAAGATCAAAAACAACTCAACAAATGGCAAAGGCCATTCAAGCTGTCAATGAATCTATGATTAGAGCCCACTTTGGAGATCATATTATTGACCCATTGTTTAAGAGATTTACACAAATCATGGAAGCTGATACTAAAGAAGTGGAGCATGTTAGTTTGGTTGTTTCTTtgcttagaaattaa